One Thermofilum sp. genomic window carries:
- a CDS encoding HEPN domain-containing protein has product MADKNIEEGLRWLDQAEADLKTAKDCLKDGNYYAAAFFSQQAAEKALEGFLYSKGYRALLTHSVLDLVGEASKLESGFGRFTDFARELDRHYIGSRYPNFYPSGAPYRYYTAEVAERCVYYAESILVEVRRFLRK; this is encoded by the coding sequence GTGGCGGACAAGAATATCGAGGAAGGGCTGCGCTGGCTCGACCAGGCGGAAGCCGACCTCAAGACCGCTAAGGATTGCCTTAAGGACGGCAACTACTACGCGGCAGCATTCTTCTCGCAGCAGGCGGCCGAGAAGGCTCTCGAGGGCTTCCTCTACTCGAAGGGCTACAGAGCGCTGCTAACACACTCGGTGCTGGACTTAGTGGGCGAGGCTTCAAAGCTTGAAAGCGGGTTCGGGAGGTTTACGGACTTCGCTAGGGAGCTGGATAGGCACTACATAGGCTCAAGGTACCCGAACTTCTACCCGTCTGGCGCCCCCTACAGGTACTATACGGCTGAGGTGGCTGAGAGGTGCGTGTACTACGCAGAATCGATCTTAGTAGAAGTGAGGAGGTTCTTGCGAAAGTAG
- a CDS encoding nucleotidyltransferase domain-containing protein yields MRVLRRIDLSRSEEVLAKVEKYKEAIVRRLKPKKIILFGSFARGDYSEASDIDLIVVADWSEPFLDRIKVLLELNDQLLPVEPIGYTEEEIRRMVESGNPFILKVLEEGVVIYEEGRPTENE; encoded by the coding sequence GTGCGTGTACTACGCAGAATCGATCTTAGTAGAAGTGAGGAGGTTCTTGCGAAAGTAGAGAAGTACAAGGAGGCTATCGTCAGGAGGCTGAAGCCGAAGAAGATCATCCTCTTCGGCTCTTTCGCTAGAGGCGACTACAGCGAGGCCTCCGACATCGACTTGATCGTCGTAGCGGACTGGAGCGAGCCGTTCCTCGACAGGATCAAGGTGCTGCTGGAGCTGAACGACCAGTTGCTGCCCGTAGAGCCCATCGGCTACACTGAAGAGGAGATCAGGAGAATGGTCGAGAGCGGGAACCCCTTCATACTGAAGGTCCTGGAAGAAGGCGTAGTAATCTACGAGGAAGGTCGCCCCACCGAGAATGAGTAA